In a genomic window of Streptomyces sp. NBC_01142:
- a CDS encoding UbiA family prenyltransferase has product MTLRAWAELLRVSALFTVPGDALAGAASVGRAPDRGTAYAVGASLCLYEAGMALNDWADREEDAVDRPHRPIPSGRITPAAALTAAGALTAAGLALASRAGRPALAVATALSVTVWSYDLHFKHTGGGPAAMATARALDLVLGAVATGAGAGAGARGAQHAPPPGAGGDGSPRLSASTKSSASTQGSASTKATASTKGSASTSGSESGAAGATATRGVRAAGRPQARGAGSEAAGTARSASRAASCPGARPTGGGGRSPARPTTWDTGMARPSASTPGAAGRRGPRPSGTSAARIEDATGLHRLPDAGLRGALAALPAAVVLGAHTYAVTTVSRHEAQGGSTSAPLAALAANLGLGALVAREQRGPGGPLSTRRRRLPMRPGKGGAEGQHLTPTGLLAAVLAVTYVRTAAKPLLHAALNPSPPLTQRAVGGGIRAMIPLQAALAARAGATVIPVAVMGLVPLARKLARKVSPT; this is encoded by the coding sequence GGCGCGGCCTCCGTGGGCCGTGCTCCCGACCGCGGCACCGCGTACGCGGTGGGCGCCTCACTGTGCCTGTACGAGGCGGGCATGGCGCTCAACGACTGGGCGGACCGCGAAGAGGACGCGGTGGACCGCCCCCACCGCCCGATTCCCTCGGGCCGCATCACCCCGGCCGCGGCGCTCACCGCGGCGGGCGCCCTGACGGCGGCCGGCCTGGCCCTGGCCTCCCGTGCGGGCCGCCCGGCCCTGGCGGTGGCGACGGCGCTTTCGGTGACGGTCTGGTCCTACGACCTCCACTTCAAGCACACCGGGGGCGGCCCGGCGGCCATGGCAACGGCGCGGGCACTGGACCTGGTGCTGGGGGCTGTGGCCACGGGCGCGGGCGCGGGCGCGGGCGCGCGCGGCGCGCAGCACGCACCGCCACCGGGCGCGGGAGGAGACGGTTCACCCAGGCTGAGCGCGAGTACGAAGAGCAGTGCGAGTACGCAGGGGAGCGCGAGTACGAAGGCGACCGCGAGCACGAAGGGCAGTGCGAGCACGTCAGGGAGCGAGAGCGGTGCGGCGGGTGCGACGGCGACGCGCGGGGTCCGTGCCGCCGGCCGCCCGCAGGCGCGGGGTGCGGGCTCGGAAGCCGCAGGTACGGCCCGGTCGGCCAGTCGTGCGGCATCGTGCCCCGGCGCACGGCCCACCGGCGGTGGAGGCAGGAGCCCCGCTCGGCCGACCACGTGGGACACAGGCATGGCTCGCCCGAGCGCGAGCACCCCGGGCGCGGCAGGGCGCCGCGGGCCGCGCCCGTCCGGCACCTCCGCCGCACGGATTGAGGACGCCACCGGTTTGCATCGACTGCCGGACGCGGGCCTGCGCGGCGCACTCGCCGCGCTGCCCGCTGCCGTCGTGCTCGGCGCGCACACCTATGCCGTGACCACCGTCTCGCGACACGAGGCTCAGGGCGGCTCGACCTCCGCGCCGCTCGCCGCACTCGCGGCGAACCTCGGGCTCGGCGCCCTCGTGGCCCGCGAACAGCGGGGGCCCGGGGGCCCGCTCTCCACGCGGCGGAGGCGACTGCCGATGCGGCCAGGAAAGGGAGGGGCAGAGGGCCAGCACCTCACCCCCACAGGCCTCCTCGCCGCCGTACTCGCCGTCACCTACGTCCGCACCGCTGCCAAGCCCCTCCTCCACGCCGCACTGAACCCCTCCCCGCCCCTCACCCAGCGCGCCGTCGGCGGCGGTATCCGGGCCATGATCCCGCTCCAGGCCGCCCTCGCCGCGCGCGCCGGAGCCACCGTCATCCCAGTCGCGGTCATGGGCCTCGTACCGCTCGCCCGCAAGCTCGCACGGAAGGTGAGCCCGACATGA